The Wansuia hejianensis genomic interval GGAGCCAGCACAGTGCCCAGGCAGGCGCCAATCGTAAACAGCGGTGCAACTTCTCCGCCTACGAACCCGGCGGAAAGTGTCAGAATCGTCAATATCCCTTTCAGAAACCAGTCATACCAGTAAATTTCCCCGCCAGAAAAACATAGCTCCGCCAGGCTCTCACCCGTTCCTGAATATCTGCCCTGGTGCAGCGCCAGAATCAGAACTGCCAATATACATCCCACAATGATCACCTTACGGAACGGGTGACCGGTGAACACCGCGTTCAGCCTGGAACGCACCTGCCGGATTCCTTCTGCAAACAATGTGCCGACGATGCCGAAGATCAGCCCCAAAACCACCAGTTTCAACATAAAACTCAGGCTGATCCCATAGCCGTGCGCAATCTCCATATGAAATTTCGTGATCCCAAGCTGCCCGGATATTGCCCCGGCCGTAAAGGCCGCTACAGAAGCAGGAAAGAGAGCGCTGTACTCCAGCTGGCCCACAATCAGGACTTCCAGTGAGAAAAATATAGCAGCCAGCGGCGTCTGAAACAGACCTGAAAATCCGGCGGCCATGCCTGTGATCAAAAAGATCTGTTTTCTCTCCCTGATATTCCACCATTTACCAGCAAACCTCTCCACATTGCTCGAAACGGCGGCGCCGATCTGTATAGCTACCCCTTCCCGTCCCGCGCTGCCGCCGAACAGATGAGTAATCCAGGTACAGATCATGGCCAGCGGCACCATCCTCACCGGCAGCCCCGGCGCCTCCCCCAGCCCTACCTGGAATACCAAATTCATTCCTTTGGCCGCACTTTTGCCCAGCTTCCGGTACAGCCCTACAATCGCTGCCCCGGCCAGCGGCAAAAAGAAAATCAGCCAGGAAAAATACTCCAGCCTGATT includes:
- a CDS encoding chloride channel protein, coding for MTKVKQLFKNIGLEYRDILVLGVAGVVIGAAVGVLDAVFGRILNYCTEIRLEYFSWLIFFLPLAGAAIVGLYRKLGKSAAKGMNLVFQVGLGEAPGLPVRMVPLAMICTWITHLFGGSAGREGVAIQIGAAVSSNVERFAGKWWNIRERKQIFLITGMAAGFSGLFQTPLAAIFFSLEVLIVGQLEYSALFPASVAAFTAGAISGQLGITKFHMEIAHGYGISLSFMLKLVVLGLIFGIVGTLFAEGIRQVRSRLNAVFTGHPFRKVIIVGCILAVLILALHQGRYSGTGESLAELCFSGGEIYWYDWFLKGILTILTLSAGFVGGEVAPLFTIGACLGTVLAPLFGLPAPLVQALGYTAVFGSGTNTLIAAILVGSEVFGYGMLPYLAVTCITAYIFNLNKSIFSAQKKSMLQYLKERMKLEGEDE